Within the Deinococcus aerolatus genome, the region ACGACGAACTGGCCGCCGCCGTCGGCAGCGTGCGCGAGACCGTCACCAAGGTGGTGGGCGAGCTGAGCCGCGAAGGCGTGATCAGCGCGGGCTACGGCAAGATCACCCTCAAGGATGAGAAGGCGCTGGCGACCATCGCTGCCGCGTAACCCCCGCAAACTGCGCCGCCCTGGATAGATTCCAGGGCGGCTTTTTTGTCTTGCGGCACTCGCTTTACAGTCGTGTCGAAGCACTGCGTTGGGTGCCCATTCAGCCTTACGCCATCGGCAGTTCAACCATTCCCGTTGCGTTTTCCTCGCCCCTACCTTCCATACGCGCCGTGACCGCCAGCCCGGTCGGTGTCTGCGCCAGCCCGCCCTCTGCCGTTTCGCGCAGTTCAGCGGGCATCATGCGGCCCACCGAGGCCATCGCGCCCAGCACCTCGTCGGGGGGGATGAAGGATTCCAGCTGCGCCAGTGCCAGTTGCGCCGCGCTGACGGCGTGGACGGCGTAAAAGGCGTTGCGGCTAACACACGGCACTTCCACATAGCCGCCCACCGGATCGCAGACCAGCCCGATGGTGTTCATCAGGGCCATGCTGGCGGCCTGCACGGCGGCGCGGGGGGTGCCGCCCAGCAACTCCACAACCGCGGCGGCGGCCATCGCCGCACTGGAGCCGATCTCGGCCTGGCAGCCGCCCGCCGCACCGGAAATGAACATGCGCTTGCTGATGGCCTTGCCCACGCCGGCGGCCAGAATCATGGGGGCCACCAGTTTGTCATCGCTGATGCCCAGATGATCGGCCACGCCCAGCAGCGCGCCGGGAATGGTGCCCGCGCTGCCTGCCGTGGGCGCGGCGACGATGCGGCCCATGCGGGCGTTCTCCTCATTGACGGCCATCGCGTAGGCCTGAACGCGACGGATCAGCGGAGCGTTCAGGGCGTCAGGCGCGTCCCACAGGCCCTTGGCATTCCAGCCCACCATGCCGGTGATGCTTTTGGCGCTGCTGTTCAGGCCGCGTTCGATGCTGTCACGCATCTCGCGGATGCGGCGGGCCATCTCGTCGCGGATGTCCTGGGGGTCAAGGCCGGTTTCCTGGCAGTCGCGCTCCAGCACCCAGGCCGAGGCCGGAGCAGGCGCGTTCATCAGGGCTTCGAGGGTCGTCATGGCATCCACCTCCAGGGCGGCAAGGGGCGAGTCAGGTCTACAAAAAGTAGCGTTCAGGACAGTCTAACGCGCCCTGCCAAGTCCCCTAGGCATCTGCCTCACTATCGTCCGGTCTCCAGGGACGGGTTCAGCAGCGCAGGGCCTGTCCGATTCCCTGACCCAGAGGAGGCATTTAACAGGCTGTATGCAGCAAAGCCTGACGTCAGCCCCAGCGCCGGCCCATCAGGTCCCACTTACCTTCCCAGATGCCGGCCGGGATGCTGTCCGGATGTAGCAGCCCCTGAAGGTCGCGCTCGCTGAGTTCAGCGTACTCGCCCACATCCAGATTGCCCAGCCAGTACCCGCCCACGCGGTAGCGCATCAGGCGGCCCACCGGGTGGCCGATGGCCTCCAGCATGCGGCGCACCTGATGCTTGCGGCCCTCGCCCAGCGTGATGAATGCGCCGTCGCTGGCCGGAGTGGCGCTGAGGGCCGTGGACAGCCCATCTTCCAGCATCACGCCCTTGAGCAATTTGTCCAGCTCAGCCTGCGTGGGGGGCATCTCGCCGTGCGTCCAGGCGCGGTAGGCCTTCTCGTGGCCGTAGCGCGGGTGGGTCAGGGTCAGGGTCAGGTCCCCGTCGGTGGTAAGGAGCAGCAGCCCTTCGGAATCCCGGTCCAGCCGTCCGATGGGGTGCAGGCCTGGAACAGGAGGCATGGCATCCAGCACGTTCTTGCGCCCGTACTCGTCACTGGCCGTGGTGACGTAGCCGCGCGGCTTGTACAGCGCGTAGGTGACCTTCTGCACCGCGCCCGTGTCCAGCAGCTGTCCGTCCAGCCGGATATCGTCGGCGTCGGTCACGGTCTGGCCCAGCGCGGCCACCACCCCGTTGACCTGCACGCGGCCCGCCCTGATCAGTTCCTCTGCGGCGCGGCGCGAGGCCACCCCGGCGCGGGCCAGCCGCTTTTGCAGTCTCTCGCCGCTCATGGCTCCACCTTAGCGGACCTGCGGCGCGATGGTGCCGCGAGGATCGCAACCACCGCCAGCAGCAACAGCACACCCGAGAGGGCCAGCATCAGCGTGCGCACGGTGGGGGGCAGGGCCCCGTCCCGCAGGGCCGCCGGCAGCAGCGCGGCCACGGTCAGCAGGTTGCCCCCGGCCAGCCCGCCCACCTTGACTGCGTCCGGCGCGAATCCCGCCGCCACCTGAAACGCGCCCCAGGCCAGCACCAGTCCGCCGGCCACGCGCGGCAGCCACAGCGGCGCAACCCCCAGCGTACCGGCCAGAACAGGTGGCAGAAAGTACAACAGCAGCCCCAGCGGAATGAACAGCAGGGCGGTCAACCAGAACGAGGCACGCAGCACACCCGGTAGTTTAGGCGGTTGCCAGTCGTGCAGTGCAGCAGGGGGGGAACAGTCGGCGAACCTGCTGCCTGTCGCCACTCACCTTCACCCGCCACATTGCAACCTCTACACTCCGCCCATGCCCGTGATTGCCGTTGACAAACCGCTGCACCTGACCTCGCACGACGTGGTGAACCGCGCCCGCCGCGCCCGCAAGACCAAGCGGGTGGGGCACACCGGTACCCTTGACCCGCTGGCCACCGGGGTGCTGGTGCTGGCCGTGGACGACAGCACCAAGGTGGTGCAGTTCATGGAGGCCGACAGCAAGGACTATCTGGCCTGGATCAGCCTGGGCGCAGGCACCCCGACGCTGGACGCCGAGGGGCCGATCAATCAAACGGCGGACGTGCCGCCGCTGGACGCTGAAGAAATCAGGGCCATGCTGGGCCAGTTTACCGGCCCCCAGCAGCAGATTCCCCCACAGTACAGCGCCATTCAGGTGGGGGGACAGCGGGCCTACGCGGTGGCGCGGGCCGGGGGCGAGCTGAAGTTGCCCGCCCGCGACGTGATGATCCACTCGCTGGACCTGCTGGGCGTCTATGGCCGCGTGCAGGACGCCCCGCGCACCTTCGAGCCGCAGGGCTGGAACCCCGCCGAAACAGGCCTGACCTTCACCCTGCCCGATGCGCTGGGCGACTTTCCCACCATGCTGCTGCGCGCCAGCGTGGGCAGCGGCACGTACCTGCGTTCGCTGGCACGGGATGTGGGCACGGCGCTGGGTTTGCCCGCCCACCTGTCGGGTCTG harbors:
- the sdaAA gene encoding L-serine ammonia-lyase, iron-sulfur-dependent, subunit alpha, translating into MTTLEALMNAPAPASAWVLERDCQETGLDPQDIRDEMARRIREMRDSIERGLNSSAKSITGMVGWNAKGLWDAPDALNAPLIRRVQAYAMAVNEENARMGRIVAAPTAGSAGTIPGALLGVADHLGISDDKLVAPMILAAGVGKAISKRMFISGAAGGCQAEIGSSAAMAAAAVVELLGGTPRAAVQAASMALMNTIGLVCDPVGGYVEVPCVSRNAFYAVHAVSAAQLALAQLESFIPPDEVLGAMASVGRMMPAELRETAEGGLAQTPTGLAVTARMEGRGEENATGMVELPMA
- a CDS encoding pseudouridine synthase, whose protein sequence is MSGERLQKRLARAGVASRRAAEELIRAGRVQVNGVVAALGQTVTDADDIRLDGQLLDTGAVQKVTYALYKPRGYVTTASDEYGRKNVLDAMPPVPGLHPIGRLDRDSEGLLLLTTDGDLTLTLTHPRYGHEKAYRAWTHGEMPPTQAELDKLLKGVMLEDGLSTALSATPASDGAFITLGEGRKHQVRRMLEAIGHPVGRLMRYRVGGYWLGNLDVGEYAELSERDLQGLLHPDSIPAGIWEGKWDLMGRRWG
- the truB gene encoding tRNA pseudouridine(55) synthase TruB, producing the protein MPVIAVDKPLHLTSHDVVNRARRARKTKRVGHTGTLDPLATGVLVLAVDDSTKVVQFMEADSKDYLAWISLGAGTPTLDAEGPINQTADVPPLDAEEIRAMLGQFTGPQQQIPPQYSAIQVGGQRAYAVARAGGELKLPARDVMIHSLDLLGVYGRVQDAPRTFEPQGWNPAETGLTFTLPDALGDFPTMLLRASVGSGTYLRSLARDVGTALGLPAHLSGLVRTRVGRYSLSDAVTLEDLAEASGLPDLAALDFPRIEADVQMARELRQGKRPRRSEVGRHVVTLDGELVAVVDGDGEQLKVVRAWA